The proteins below come from a single Pleuronectes platessa chromosome 1, fPlePla1.1, whole genome shotgun sequence genomic window:
- the terb2 gene encoding telomere repeats-binding bouquet formation protein 2, with product MFLNKSAWFSCSVPDTRHHYWTLEGGTVAGWRTADYLFSEDATCPDTLRIYESRDYLWNKVTIFHSLFLSACEKRQSVKSVCIGHYVLPPASVQDEVRSVVGRLIWECEDEQPGTQDFTHDESSEGEVSRTNCDPSDTESSESEEAPCGYLQDYPGVNTLTGYVGMDDLQRYSGDLCDFHAECYSCSKC from the exons ATGTTTCTCAATAAGTCCGCCTGGTTCTCATGCAGTGTGCCGGACACACGTCACCACTACTGGA CACTCGAGGGGGGAACCGTGGCCGGTTGGAGGACGGCAGATTATCTCTTCAGCGAGGATGCTACATGTCCAGATACTCTGAG gatATATGAAAGCAGAGATTACCTGTGGAACAAGGTGACCATTTTTCACAGCTTGTTTCTGTCGGCCTGTGAGAAGCGTCAGAGCGTTAAGTCCGTGTGCATCGGTCACTATGTGCTGCCTCCAGCCTCCGTGCAGGACG AAGTGAGGAGCGTAGTGGGGAGGTTGATTTGGGAGTGTGAGGACGAGCAGCCAGGAACACAG GATTTTACACACGATGAGTCCAGTGAAGGAGAAGTCAGCAGAACCAA CTGTGACCCATCTGACACAGAGTCCTCAGAGAGTGAAGAGGCCCCCTGTGGTTATTTGCAGGATTATCCTGGTGTAAACACGCTTACAG GTTATGTAGGCATGGACGATCTGCAGAGATACTCAGGTGATCTGTGTGATTTCCATGCCGAGTGTTACAGTTGctccaaatgttaa
- the sord gene encoding sorbitol dehydrogenase, whose amino-acid sequence MAQENLSVVLHAQGDLRLEKLPIPEPGPDDVLLKMHSVGICGSDVHYWQHGRIADYVVTKPMVLGHEASGQVVKVGSAVKHLKVGDRVAIEPGVPREMDEFCKNGRYNLSPTIFFCATPPDHGNLCRFYKHSANFCYKLPDNVTYEEGALIEPLSVGIHACRRAGVTLGSTVLICGAGPIGLVCLLVAKAMGASQVIITDLSPERLTMAKELGADFQVTVKREDEPKQLAKRVEDMLGAPPHITVECSGVESSIQTAIYATRLGGVVVLVGLGSELVTIPLINAALREVDIRGVFRYCNTWPMAINMLASGKVNVKPLVTHRFPLEQAAQAFETTRQGVGIKVMLKCDQNDQNP is encoded by the exons ATGGCTCAGGAGAATCTGTCGGTGGTGCTGCACGCGCAGGGAGACCTCAGACTG GAAAAGCTTCCAATTCCAGAGCCAGGGCCTGAtg ATGTCCTGCTCAAGATGCACTCTGTGGGAATCTGCGGGTCAGACGTTCACTACTGGCAGCACGGACGAATCGCGGACTACGTGGTCACCAAGCCGATGGTGCTGGGCCACGAGGCGTCAGGGCAGGTGGTGAAGGTCGGGTCGGCAGTCAAGCATCTTAAAGTGG GGGACAGAGTGGCCATTGAGCCCGGCGTCCCCCGTGAGATGGACGAGTTCTGCAAAAACGGACGATACAACTTGTCTCCCACCATCTTCTTCTGTGCCACGCCCCCTGACCATGGGAACCTGTGCAGATTCTACAAGCACAGCGCCAACTTCTGCTacaa GCTGCCTGATAATGTGACCTATGAGGAGGGAGCTCTCATTGAACCTCTGTCTGTGGGGATCCACGCCTGCCGCAGGGCCGGCGTCACCCTCGGCAGCACCGTGCTCATCTGTGGTGCAG ggcCCATTGGGTTGGTCTGTTTACTTGTGGCCAAGGCGATGGGGGCCTCACAGGTCATCATcactg ATCTGTCCCCAGAACGTCTGACGATGGCCAAAGAGCTGGGGGCGGACTTCCAGGTGACAGTGAAGAGAGAGGACGAACCCAAGCAGCTCGCCAAGCGTGTGGAGGACATGCTCGGAGCTCCGCCTCACATCACTGTTGAGTGCAGTGGTGTGGAGAGCAGCATCCAGACGGCCATCTAT gcAACACGCTTGGGAGgcgtggtggtgctggtgggtcTCGGCTCTGAGCTGGTCACTATTCCTCTGATCAATGCTGCTTTGAGAGAAGTGGACATCAGAGGAGTTTTCCGCTACTGCAACAC CTGGCCGATGGCGATCAACATGCTGGCGTCAGGTAAAGTGAACGTGAAGCCCCTGGTGACCCACCGCTTTCCCCTGGAGCAGGCAGCCCAGGCCTTTGAGACCACGCGTCAGGGGGTTGGGATAAAGGTCATGTTAAAGTGTGACCAGAACGACCAGAACCCCTGA